The Bernardetia sp. ABR2-2B DNA window AAGCTGGGATTAAGAGGCGAATTTTGGCAGCACGAAAGTTATGACAGATTGGTTAGAAATGAAACCGAACTAAAAAATATAATTGCTTATATTTTGGATAATCCTGTAAAAGCAAATTTGTGTAAAGAACAAAAAGATTGGAAATGGTCGTATGAAAAAAGTGGCTGACAGTTTAACTTTGTTGAGAGCTAAAGCCGTTCCAACTGTTAGAGATATAAACGTCAGAATTACAAATTAAAAATAACGTACTTTACGACAGTTGGAAACTGTCGGCTACTTATGATACGCTCTCAAACCTGTGCTAAATACATTCACGAAGAAGACCAAAAAGAAGCCAATCGTCAAAACGAAGATGCTTTTTGTATTTATAATTCTGATTCAAAAAGCGATAAAAATCTAAAAATAGCTCTTTCAGATGGTGCTGGTGGAATGGGTTTGTTTGCTGCCGATTGGTCAAAACAGTTGGTAGATAATTTACCAAATGAGCCTTTTGAAAATGTAGAAAGCGTATCAAATTGGTTAGGCACTTTTTGGGAACAATTTTACGATAGATACAGTCAGAAAGCTGCAAAATTAGGAAGTGATTATCAAAATAAGTTTTTCGAACAGGGAAGCGCAGCTACATTAGTTGGTTTGTGGGAAAAAGAAACTGTTTTTGAATGGGTAACATATGGTGATAGTTGTATTAGTGTTTTTTCAAAAAGTAGTATTGATAATACGTTTCAAATGTTTCCTTATTCTTTACCTTCACAATTTTCTACTTATCCTCATTTGATAAATGTTCAAGAAGAATGTCAGCAGGAAGGTTTTTTGAAGGGAAGTTTTGAGAAAGAAAATGTAGATTTTATTCTGCTTACTAGCGATGCACTTTCTTTGTATATTTTATTGAGAGTTTGGCAAACAGAAAAGAAAGAAGAATTTAAAAAACTGACTTTAGAAAACAGCAAAATAGGACATCTAGCAAATAAGATTAACGAGCTTGAAGAAGTTATTTCTGCAAATGATTTTTTAGAGAACTTGTGGAAAATAACAGAATCAAAAGAAAGTTTTGAAAAATGGTGTTATGAAAAGCACAAAAGTGGAGTTTTAGAAAATGATGATTATACATGTGTGATTGTAAAACTGTAACCTACAGCTTCCAACTGTCAGAGGTGTAAATTTTAGAACTACAAAATTAAAAATACTTTACTTTACGACAGTTGAAAACTGTCGCCTACTTATGAAAACACTATTTGAAAATATTCGTCCTGTTATTTGTCAAGAACTAGAAAAAGCAACTTCTTCTATTTATGTAGCTGTGGCGTGGTTTACTGACCCTATTTTATTTAGAATTTTGGAACAAAAACTAAAAGAAAACGTACAAATCCGTATTTTTTTGGTGGACGATGAAATAAATTTTGGAAGTTATGGTCTTGATTTTTCAAAACTAGAAAGGACAAGTAATGGAACTAACGAAGCTAAAATTCATAAAATAGCCGAAACATTGATGCACCATAAATTCTGCATTATTGATAAAAAAACAGTCTTGACAGGTTCGTATAATTGGACAAAAAAAGCAGCTACAAAAAATAGAGAAAATTTAGTCATTACAGAAGAATTGGAATATGTAAAACCGTATTTAGAAGAGTTTGAGTTTCTATCTCAAAAATATGCAGGAATTACAAATAAAAATGAGCTAGGAGCAAATCTAAAAATCGTTTCTCTACAACAAGAAATCAAATTTTTGGAGGAAATAATCAGTCAGTTAGAAACCGAAAAACAATCTATCGAACAAAAGATAAATCATTTTATTCATCTGTTGCATCTGCGTTTAGGTCATTTATTCAAAAAATTAATAGAACTAAAAGAAAAAGTAGCTGAAGAAATTGCCGTTAAAACAGAAAAACAAGAAGATTATCAAAACTGGCAACAAGTAAAATCTGACAAAGAACAATTTGAATCTACCTTTGAAAGCTACAAACAAAAAATGGTTTCTAATCAAAAGAAAGAAAAAGTAGCTTCTCTCAAAAAATTATATCACGAAATCGTAAAACGCTGCCACCCAGACAAAGTACAACCAAAACACGAAAAAGCAGCCACCGAGCTTTTCAAAAAAGCACAACGAGCCTTTGAAGAAGGAAATAAAGAAGTTTTGAATGATATTTTGGAAAAACTAGAAAAAGGAATTGCCTTTGATTACAATATTGAATCTATAAACGATATTGAATTTTTAGAGCAACTGCTTCTAAAGTTACAGAAAAAAGAAGCTGAACTTTTAGAGGAATTAGAAAATCTACAAAGACAACAAGAATGGAAAATCATTACTACCTATGATGATGTAGAAGTTTATTTTTCAGAACAAGAAATTTTATTGAGTAAGGAGCTTAAAAACATGAGTTATGAATAATCCTTTATTTATAAGAGAAGCAAAAAAGAGTTTACTTTATTTTCCTCAAAGTATATCCTAAAACTATGCTCTTCATCAATCAAAAAAATAGATTCGTCGAAAAGTAATGTAATAATATATTTCTAGCTTGAATATAGACAAACATTATGAAAAGAAAAGCCGTTTTGATGCTATATTTAAACTACATTTTTTCATCTAAAAAGCATAATGAATTACGATATAATTTTTACAGGAGGAGGCGCAGCAGCATTAATGTTACTGTATAAAATGACGAAAGACGAAACTCTATCTCAGAAAAAGATTTTGGTTATTGATAAAGAAAAAAAAGATAAAAATAATCGCTCTTGGTCGTTTTGGACAAATCAAAAGACTGATTTTGATATTTTGGTGTATAAAGAATGGCAAAAGGTGCGTTTTATTGCTCCAAAAATTGATAAAACAGACGAATTAAATTCTCTAAAATATAAAATGATTCGTGGTATTGATTTTTATAATTTTGTAAATGCAAAACTAACAGAGTTTGAAAATATAGAATTTTTACAAGCCGAAGTAAGTGAGGTAAAGTCAATTTCTGATACAGAAGCAGAAGTAAAACTAACAGAAGAGTTTGAAAACAAAACTTTTCACTCTGAATATGTCTTTGATTCTCGTTTTTTAAAAGAAGATATTCCTCCAAAAAGTGATGATTATCATTCCTTATTACAGCATTTTTTCGGCTATGTAGTAGAAACTGATGAGCCTATTTTTGATACGGAAACGGCGCAACTTTTTGATATGCGTTTGCCACAGCGAGATGCAGTAGAATTTGTTTATATTTTGCCTTTTTCTCCTAACAAAGCTTTAGTTGAATACACACTTTTTTCTAGTGAACTCTTAGAAAACAAAGAGCTTTATAAAGTTCGCTTAGAAAGCTATATGGCTACGAAGCTCAAAATAGAGGGTTTTAGAGTTTTGGAAGAAGAATATGGTGTAATTCCGATGACCGATTTTAAATTCGAACAGCCCAAAGCAAAGAATATAGTTTATATAGGAACAAAAGCAGGAAGAGCAAAACCAAGTACAGGATATGCTTTTTTGAGAATGTATAGAGATGCAGAAGCCAGAGTAGATGCGTGGAAAAAGACAGGAAAACCACACTACGAAGAAAAATTTAATAAGCAGTTTGAAACCTATGATTCAATGATTTTGAATATAATGGAGCGTAACCCAGAAGATATTCAGCGTATTTTTACAGATATGTTTCAGAATAACTCTATTGAAAGAGTTTTGCTTTTCTTAGACGAACAAACGGATTTCTTGACCGATTTGAAAATTATGGCTTCTGTTCCTTCTGTTCCTTTCCTAACTTCCATCAAAAACTTAATCACAGGAAAAAAAGGACAGAAATTACATCAGAATATTGTTAAGATTGCTTCTTAATGTAGTTATTATACTCAATCAGAAGTAGTTCTCAAAACCCTAAGGGTCTTCAAGACCCTTAGGGTTTAA harbors:
- a CDS encoding lycopene cyclase family protein yields the protein MNYDIIFTGGGAAALMLLYKMTKDETLSQKKILVIDKEKKDKNNRSWSFWTNQKTDFDILVYKEWQKVRFIAPKIDKTDELNSLKYKMIRGIDFYNFVNAKLTEFENIEFLQAEVSEVKSISDTEAEVKLTEEFENKTFHSEYVFDSRFLKEDIPPKSDDYHSLLQHFFGYVVETDEPIFDTETAQLFDMRLPQRDAVEFVYILPFSPNKALVEYTLFSSELLENKELYKVRLESYMATKLKIEGFRVLEEEYGVIPMTDFKFEQPKAKNIVYIGTKAGRAKPSTGYAFLRMYRDAEARVDAWKKTGKPHYEEKFNKQFETYDSMILNIMERNPEDIQRIFTDMFQNNSIERVLLFLDEQTDFLTDLKIMASVPSVPFLTSIKNLITGKKGQKLHQNIVKIAS
- a CDS encoding phospholipase D-like domain-containing protein; its protein translation is MKTLFENIRPVICQELEKATSSIYVAVAWFTDPILFRILEQKLKENVQIRIFLVDDEINFGSYGLDFSKLERTSNGTNEAKIHKIAETLMHHKFCIIDKKTVLTGSYNWTKKAATKNRENLVITEELEYVKPYLEEFEFLSQKYAGITNKNELGANLKIVSLQQEIKFLEEIISQLETEKQSIEQKINHFIHLLHLRLGHLFKKLIELKEKVAEEIAVKTEKQEDYQNWQQVKSDKEQFESTFESYKQKMVSNQKKEKVASLKKLYHEIVKRCHPDKVQPKHEKAATELFKKAQRAFEEGNKEVLNDILEKLEKGIAFDYNIESINDIEFLEQLLLKLQKKEAELLEELENLQRQQEWKIITTYDDVEVYFSEQEILLSKELKNMSYE